In the Sulfobacillus thermosulfidooxidans DSM 9293 genome, ACTCGGTTTCGACCAAACCGGGTGAAATAAGCGTGGTGCGTATGTGACGATGAGCGGAAACTAGCTCCATTCGTAATCCATCAGTGATAGCCCGGACCGCAAATTTCGTTCCGCTATAGACGGCCCCCGCCAGTCCGACTTTATGGCCAGCGACAGAAGCAATATTGATAATGTGGCCACTATCTTGCGCAATCATTACGGGAAGAACGGCGGCGATACCATATAGAACGCCCTTGATATTGACATCTACCATTTGTTCCCATTCTTCTACATGGAGTTTTTCCATGTACGCCAGAGGCATAAGACCGGCATTATTAATCCACACATCAATGCGACCAAATTGCTCCACAGCCAAATCCTTAGCCTGTTCGACTTGGTTGCGCTTGGTGACATCAACGGGGATGATGGCCACTTGCGCTCCATTGGCCTGCAAATCCTGGGCTATGGTCTCTAAGCGTTCACGGCGTCTCGCTGCTAGCACCAGTTTTGCGCCCCGGCTCGCTAAGAGGCGAGCCGCCGCTTCCCCAATACCACTACTCGCTCCTGTAATGACGACCACTTTATCGGTGACTGTGCTCACGCTGCATCATCCTTTCTACGATTTGCCTTGTGTCATTGTACAATGGGGATTAATTAATGTAGGTTGTTGTATCATCGCGTGTATCACCTTGTACCACGAAGAAAGGCCCATACAGCGAGAATACATGTCTTATGTTAACATACCCGCAATGAAGGAGTCGAACTGGGACTATGGGTGATAAATGGGTGTTAGGTATTGACTTGGGAACAACCCATGTGAAAGCGGTAGCGGTAAATAAAGCGGGAAAGGTCGTATTTAAGGCGAGTCAACAACCTAAGATTTACACCGGAGTGGAAGGTCACTTTGAACAAGATCCCACCGAAATTCTTCAGATGGTGCAATTATTTATCGCACACTGTCAAGAACACGCTCACTTGGAGTCTGTGGCGTTTAGTACAGCCATGCACACATTTATGGTGGTCGATGATCAAATGCGTCCGGTGACAAAAGTTTGGACGTGGATGGATCGCCGTGCCCGGCCTTTTGCGGACATGCTGCGGCAACAAGGTAAAGGAACGCTATGGTACCGTCTTACGGGATGTCCTGTGCATGCGATGTCCCCAGCTGTCAAATGGCTGGCTTACTCACGCTTTGATTCTGGTCTTAGGCCAATATCACTAAGAGATTGGATTATTTATTCTTTAGGACATCAAGTAGTGACAGAGTATTCTGTTGCTGCGGCAAGTGGCATGATGTCGCGTCAGGGAACTTGGGAGCCAGAAATTTTGAGCACATTACGTCTGTCTGAAGAGATGCTTCCGTCTATTCACTCGTGGAATTATGCGGTGAACGATATTTTGCTCGGTGGCAGTGATGGGGCCATGGCCCATTATGGTCTGAATGTCACATCGAATTCTCATCATGGTGTGCTGACTTGGGGAACTTCGGCCGCCATTCGGGTAACGGCTGATAGAGCGGAACCGGAGAATTTTATGCCAGTAGGCAATTTCGCATATTTTTTGGGCCCAGGACAGGGATATTTGGTGGGACAAGCCTTGTCCAATGCCGGAAATGTTTTGGCGTGGGCATCTAAAATGTTAGGCTTATCCATTCCCATGCTCATGACGCAAGGAATAGCTGCAATTAATTCTTCTGATTCTTTACCTGTCTTTATTCCCTATCTCTATGGGGAACGGTCCCCGCTATGGGATGAAACTGTGAAGGCAGGTTTCGAGCATGTGATGCCAGAACATCAAGGAATACATTTTGCCGGGGCTATTCTGGTGTCCTTATTGGCCCTACTTAAAGCGGCCTACCAGCGCTTACAACACTCTACGGGTCCTCTCATTTCCGTTCATGTGGGGCCAAATTTGTCCCGGCAAAATCCTTGGGGGCAATTGGTTTCTCAAATTGTCGATGTTCCTTTGATAGTGTCCAGTCATGAAGATGCATCTGTGTGGGGAGCAGTAAAATTAGCCGCTCATACTCAAGGGTGGTCTGTGGCACCTCCTGCCAGTGAGGACATGATGGTTCACCCAAGAAAAAATCCTAAACTGCAAGAACGAATTGATGCCATAATGAATTATATCCGGTAAATGATGCACTTGTATGTGCTCTGAGTCCGATGATAATGGCATAGGACAGGTTCTTGGTCAGGGCAGGGAGGAGACAAATGCGTTGAAATCCTTGACGCTTCTTATTGTGACGAAACCCCATTGTTCCGGCTGCGAATTGATGAAGAGAAAGACCTTAAACCATCCTGAGGTGCAAATGGAACTAGAAGCCAAATGGGATGTTTACCCGTATCGTGCTCATGAAGACAATGGGTCCAACGATTTTATTTGGTATCCGACGGTGGTGGCTTATGATGGCATGTTTCAGGTTTTACGACGGGAAGAGGGATTTATTCCGCCTTATGAATTTTTAGTGTTTTTGCATCTGGCTGAAGCCAAGCAACTATTGAAGCAAAAAGATTACACAACATGTCAGCAGTTACTTGAAATGACCTGCAAAAGTTTTCCTTTGAGTGGGCTTATTCCCGAATGTTTATATTATTTGGGTGTGGCGAGTCATCTAGCTCACAATCCGCGAGAAACAGCCCGTGTTTGGCGGATATTACGTGAAACCTATCCCCAAACACGATGGGCACACAAAGTTATGCTGCAATGGCCTGAGGAATAATTATCGTCGAATTTCAAATTGCGAGCTACCTTGTACCGGCATTTCTTCGTGATAAACATGGTCAACCCGAGCGAATGTTGGACCGTGTTGTAGCCATTCAATGAACGAGGATACCTGCTCTTGTTCACCTTCAATTTCCAATTGTACCTGGCTCGGGTCTGAACAATTTCTGACCCACCCACTAATGTGATAGCGCTGCGCGACCTCCCACGCTGATTGACGAAATCCAACGCCTTGAACTCGCCCGACCACTGTGACGCGATAACGTTTTATGGACATCCTCCCTCACCGTCCTTTTTTCGGGTTCTTTTCCTGTCATGATTGTACCATGGTGAGAGTCGTCTGTTCGGACGCGTCAGCTTCCCTTAAAATCTGCCGGGAATTTTAAATAAACCTTACATATTTTTTTATAAACCTATTGAAAGTTAACAAATAAGAGTGTAAACTGACACCATGAGCTGCCGAGATACCATTAAAAACCGTTAGGGGCTGGAGTTAAAACCCAAAAGGTAAGCTCTCTCGGGATTCATCTTAGGATACTCTGACACAACTTGCTAAAAACATGACAAGCGCGTTATCGAGCAAAGTGGATTTTGTCGAGACGATTTGATTTTATAAGGGGGTTCATAGCAATTGACACGCTTGTTTGATTCGATACCGGCATCTGTACGGTCAACATTTGTTCAGGAAAAATTAGGAGCCTTATTGGAGGATAGTACGTATAGTCGTGAGTTGCTGTGGACCTTGCAAGTCTACTTGGAAAGTAATGGTCAGGCACGGGAAGCTGCAAAACGTCTCTATGTGCATCGCAACACGCTCGCGTATCGTTTAGAACGACTGCAAGCATTGCTGGGATGTGATCTTAAGGATCTCGATACGGTCATTGATTTACGATTGGCCCTAGATTTTTATCATGATGGGATTCTAGAGAATGGAGGGAAAGATGATGCCAAAGTCGAGGAGATTACCCGTGTTCCCTAAGTCGCCGCAAGGGGAATGGAAGGAATGTGATCAGTGTTTTGGCTATGGTGAAGATATTTGCCAAGAATGTGAAGGAGAAGGGTGCTTGCGCTGTGGGGAGAGGGGATATACCGTATGCCGCATTTGTCACGGCATAGGAGAGGTGCGTATCGATGAATTTACGTGGATTGCGGTGCAGTCCTAGTTTCGAAGGTTTAATTAGGAGACCGGTTTGTGGGTCATATCACAAATCGGTCTTTTTATATTGTTATAGACGTTTTCATTCAATGATGCTTAAGATGGCATAGAGATTAAAGATCAGTCCTTAAGGACTAATAGCGCTGACAAAATAAAAATAAAATAATGCAAAGGGACTAGCAAAACTAGTTCTCAAGAGCTATAATAAAACCAGTTCAAAAGTATCACATATGGGAGGCGTTTATCATGGCTCAATACGAACCCGGCGTGGAAATGATCGCAGCGGAAAATCGATCGGGATGGCTTCAATCGGAACTGGTGGACGTGGCGGTATTTGGGTTGTTTTTCGTATTGAGTGCTCTCTTTGTGATAATGGCCGGGTATTTTGTGATGGCATGGTTATAGGAACGGCAACCGTATAAAGCTTAGGAAAAACTGGCGTTTGCCAGTTTTTTTAATCATTGGAGGGCATCACGTTGAGATCTAAATACATGCCGTAGCCGAGGTGACCTGGTCGGAGACAGGCCAGCCGGTAATGACGGGGGCGATTCGGTGTCACGAAGGTGAAGATGGCGTGGCTATGGGGAGCAATCCCCTGAAGAGGAAAGGATATGCTGGCGCCGGTGAGAATGGGACGTCTGGCGCTCAGGCCATGGGGGCCAATTAATGCTAAGGAATGGAATTGATGGGGAGCGTTGTTAATGAATGTCACGGTGACCCGGGTGCGTTCTGGAATATTGATGGTCATATTGCCGTTATAGCCGCCGTTGAGATTGTAGCCGTTGTTCATGTCATTATAATGGGCAATCACCATTAGTTCTGCAGTGTGCGTTGTGGGATCAACACGCAACCACTGCGGAGAAGACGACCGAGGAGCATGGCTAGTAAAAAATAGCATAAAATAAAGGAACCATGACAATAATGTCAACAATCAAAGCCTCCCGCCATGCGCGAGGCTTTCGTTAACCGTTATCGCCGCGGTTTTTTCCACGTGATTTCGGGAACATCTTCTTGCTGACGAAGAAAATGATCGCCTTCGCGCGATATCATATAGTACGTATGATTACGATGTTTGACACTTTTCATACGCCGATGATAGTACTTGACGATGCGGCCTTCGACCCGCTCAATGAAGTTCAGCGATTCTAAATAATTGAGGCGTTCACGCATAGCCGCGACATCCATATTAAAGCGAGCGGCTAATAGTTTCGCATAATCAGGGCCTAGCGTTTTAAAATACTTCAGGAGTTTAATGTCTGTCTCATCGAGTTTACGGTCCATAATCCACCCCGTCGTATGAGATATCTGTGTGTGATTCATCTCACTCAGGTTTTTTGAGCCAAATAAGCCATTCGTGATTGACAAGTGGTTCATGATGGTTCCAGCTAAATCGATGGTCATCGTCGTAAGATAAGGTAAAGGTTTTGACATCGCGATGGCTTATACGAATGACCTCGCATCCTTGCATATGGGCATAGGCTTGTGCTTCACGTACCAAGAACGCTTTGTCCGAAATAATTTCCAGGCATTCCCCATGATTGACGGTTTCCATAGCGCGTGCAATATCGACGATCACAGGTCTAAGGGTTTTGGTCGGACAATAAATCGTTTTCATTATTTACCCTTTCTTGAACGAAAACCGTTAACCATCATGCCTATGGCATCCCATTTTTGCCGTTACATGTTCACATTTTAACACAGGTCACAAATCCTTACCAAAAAGCAAGCGATCGTTGGCTTATCGCCACGATCGCCAGAAAACGGATTATTGTATACTCTTACACGTATTTCAGCAATCAAGTGGTGGACATACTCGGTGAGCCTGATGAGACAACTTTAACAATGTCCCATT is a window encoding:
- a CDS encoding PucR family transcriptional regulator; its protein translation is MTRLFDSIPASVRSTFVQEKLGALLEDSTYSRELLWTLQVYLESNGQAREAAKRLYVHRNTLAYRLERLQALLGCDLKDLDTVIDLRLALDFYHDGILENGGKDDAKVEEITRVP
- a CDS encoding thioredoxin family protein → MKSLTLLIVTKPHCSGCELMKRKTLNHPEVQMELEAKWDVYPYRAHEDNGSNDFIWYPTVVAYDGMFQVLRREEGFIPPYEFLVFLHLAEAKQLLKQKDYTTCQQLLEMTCKSFPLSGLIPECLYYLGVASHLAHNPRETARVWRILRETYPQTRWAHKVMLQWPEE
- a CDS encoding acylphosphatase, producing the protein MSIKRYRVTVVGRVQGVGFRQSAWEVAQRYHISGWVRNCSDPSQVQLEIEGEQEQVSSFIEWLQHGPTFARVDHVYHEEMPVQGSSQFEIRR
- a CDS encoding DUF2250 domain-containing protein, with product MDRKLDETDIKLLKYFKTLGPDYAKLLAARFNMDVAAMRERLNYLESLNFIERVEGRIVKYYHRRMKSVKHRNHTYYMISREGDHFLRQQEDVPEITWKKPRR
- a CDS encoding SDR family oxidoreductase, with product MSTVTDKVVVITGASSGIGEAAARLLASRGAKLVLAARRRERLETIAQDLQANGAQVAIIPVDVTKRNQVEQAKDLAVEQFGRIDVWINNAGLMPLAYMEKLHVEEWEQMVDVNIKGVLYGIAAVLPVMIAQDSGHIINIASVAGHKVGLAGAVYSGTKFAVRAITDGLRMELVSAHRHIRTTLISPGLVETELLHTTTDQEALNALKARVPGKPLNSQSIAEAILYAIEQPESVSVSEIIIRPSEQLN
- a CDS encoding sulfocyanin-like copper-binding protein encodes the protein MLTLLSWFLYFMLFFTSHAPRSSSPQWLRVDPTTHTAELMVIAHYNDMNNGYNLNGGYNGNMTINIPERTRVTVTFINNAPHQFHSLALIGPHGLSARRPILTGASISFPLQGIAPHSHAIFTFVTPNRPRHYRLACLRPGHLGYGMYLDLNVMPSND
- a CDS encoding FGGY family carbohydrate kinase, with protein sequence MGDKWVLGIDLGTTHVKAVAVNKAGKVVFKASQQPKIYTGVEGHFEQDPTEILQMVQLFIAHCQEHAHLESVAFSTAMHTFMVVDDQMRPVTKVWTWMDRRARPFADMLRQQGKGTLWYRLTGCPVHAMSPAVKWLAYSRFDSGLRPISLRDWIIYSLGHQVVTEYSVAAASGMMSRQGTWEPEILSTLRLSEEMLPSIHSWNYAVNDILLGGSDGAMAHYGLNVTSNSHHGVLTWGTSAAIRVTADRAEPENFMPVGNFAYFLGPGQGYLVGQALSNAGNVLAWASKMLGLSIPMLMTQGIAAINSSDSLPVFIPYLYGERSPLWDETVKAGFEHVMPEHQGIHFAGAILVSLLALLKAAYQRLQHSTGPLISVHVGPNLSRQNPWGQLVSQIVDVPLIVSSHEDASVWGAVKLAAHTQGWSVAPPASEDMMVHPRKNPKLQERIDAIMNYIR